Proteins encoded within one genomic window of Amorphoplanes friuliensis DSM 7358:
- a CDS encoding transporter substrate-binding domain-containing protein, with amino-acid sequence MDDESGRGEIRKAVIRRRLPAQRRARAVRAQRTIEGLRRTFTQPDPLVRTWGGSLAPWRLVAVGVVLIMVLTFSWVRLFHIGPPSIEDLRRAAGVDEWQTLPIGVKDDQPGIAELVDGTWRGFDIDIAYMIAEDLGFRRDEVRFFGIESEDRARMEASDLQKNPVPVKMVIASYSITQEREDMPNVMFSQSYLHTEQSVITLKGHKKVASLEEFKDKDVCSLSSSTSAVAAAQSGARQLVRRNRVSECFDLLDKDEVDAVTTDAAILGGYKARFPDKYDHWDLGLDKTEPWGVSVGANEALRDLVNITLYRSFADPKDARWEQAYQANILPETAKNKNVDGLPVPLSRPQQPNTTRPRVRELPWEEVVP; translated from the coding sequence ATGGACGACGAGAGCGGCCGGGGCGAGATCCGCAAGGCCGTGATCCGCCGGCGGCTGCCGGCGCAGCGCCGGGCCCGTGCGGTCCGCGCCCAGCGCACGATCGAGGGACTGCGCCGCACCTTCACGCAACCCGACCCGCTCGTCCGCACCTGGGGTGGCTCGCTCGCGCCGTGGCGGCTGGTCGCGGTCGGGGTGGTCCTCATCATGGTGCTGACGTTCTCCTGGGTGCGGCTCTTCCACATCGGGCCGCCCTCGATCGAGGACCTGCGCCGCGCCGCCGGTGTCGACGAGTGGCAGACACTGCCCATCGGCGTCAAGGACGACCAGCCCGGGATCGCCGAGCTCGTCGACGGCACGTGGCGGGGCTTCGACATCGACATCGCGTACATGATCGCCGAGGATCTCGGCTTCCGGCGCGACGAGGTGCGGTTCTTCGGCATCGAGAGCGAGGACCGCGCCCGCATGGAGGCGTCCGACCTGCAGAAAAATCCCGTGCCGGTCAAGATGGTCATCGCCAGTTACAGCATCACCCAGGAACGCGAGGACATGCCCAACGTCATGTTCTCCCAGTCGTACCTGCACACCGAGCAGTCGGTGATCACGCTCAAGGGCCACAAGAAGGTGGCGAGCCTCGAGGAGTTCAAGGACAAGGACGTCTGCTCGCTGTCCAGCTCCACCAGCGCGGTGGCGGCCGCCCAGTCCGGTGCCCGGCAACTCGTACGCCGCAACCGGGTCTCCGAGTGTTTCGACCTCCTGGACAAGGACGAGGTGGACGCGGTGACCACCGACGCGGCGATCCTCGGTGGCTACAAAGCCCGCTTCCCGGACAAGTACGACCATTGGGACCTCGGGTTGGACAAGACTGAGCCGTGGGGTGTCAGCGTGGGCGCCAACGAGGCCCTGCGCGACCTGGTGAACATCACGCTCTACCGCTCCTTCGCCGACCCGAAGGATGCCCGCTGGGAGCAGGCCTACCAGGCGAACATCCTCCCCGAGACGGCGAAGAACAAGAACGTCGACGGCCTGCCCGTGCCGCTCTCCCGCCCGCAGCAGCCGAACACCACCCGGCCGCGGGTCCGTGAGCTGCCCTGGGAGGAGGTGGTCCCGTGA
- the yidD gene encoding membrane protein insertion efficiency factor YidD yields MWGSRKHKRKRKWHDGCDCGCDGCDLPFCDLSLLSTTLLAFSRLGRSGRRTDAVVTTAIRGYRKVSPRLPTRCRYTPTCSAYGLEAVQRHGTRKGLWLTAGRLRRCRPGVAYGTADPVP; encoded by the coding sequence ATGTGGGGGAGCCGGAAGCACAAACGCAAGCGCAAGTGGCACGACGGCTGCGACTGCGGCTGCGACGGCTGTGATCTCCCGTTCTGCGACCTCAGCCTGCTGAGCACCACTCTGCTGGCCTTCTCCCGGCTGGGCCGGTCAGGACGGCGCACCGACGCCGTGGTCACCACCGCCATCCGCGGCTACCGGAAGGTCTCCCCGCGGCTGCCCACCCGGTGCCGCTACACCCCGACGTGCAGCGCGTACGGTCTCGAGGCCGTGCAGCGTCACGGCACCCGCAAGGGGCTGTGGCTGACGGCGGGCCGGTTGCGGCGCTGCCGTCCCGGTGTCGCCTACGGGACCGCGGACCCCGTTCCGTGA
- the treZ gene encoding malto-oligosyltrehalose trehalohydrolase yields the protein MTVFEVWVPEKTVKLRLDGTDREMERGEDGWWRLDVPEAGPGTDYAYLLNDHDGALPDPRSAWQPEGVHGPSRVYDHTAFAWSDQAWTGRQLPGSVLYEMHVGTFTAEGTFDAAIARLDHLVELGVDLVELLPVNSFNGEYNWGYDGVCWYAPHEAYGGPDGLKRFVDAAHAKGLGVVLDVVYNHFGPSGAYAPMFAPYLSAAGTNPWGDSVNLDGGLSEEVRRYIIDSVLGWLRDYHVDGLRLDAVHALVDHNAINLLEQLTIEVESLSTHLGRPLSLIAESDLNDPKLITPREAGGYGLTGQWDDDVHHALHALLTGERQGYYGDFGSLDGLETVLTGAFFHADTWSSFRRRRHGRPVDRARIPGHRFVAYLQNHDQIGNRAIGDRLSATLSPGLLKVGATLLFTSPFTPMLFMGEEWAASNPWQFFTSHPEPELAAAVQNGRRREFASHGWAETEVPDPQDPATFQRSKLDWSEREKPGHAEILDLHKRLIALRRERADLSDPRLDKVEVWHGDQYLVMRRGNCAVAVNLASSPQTVSLRAAPRKVLLATEQGVVLQRDRVELPPETAVVVAFR from the coding sequence ATGACCGTTTTTGAGGTATGGGTCCCGGAGAAGACCGTCAAGCTGCGTCTCGACGGGACGGACCGCGAGATGGAACGCGGCGAGGACGGCTGGTGGCGTCTCGACGTGCCCGAGGCCGGGCCCGGCACGGACTACGCCTACCTGCTCAACGACCACGACGGCGCGCTGCCCGACCCGCGGTCCGCGTGGCAGCCCGAGGGTGTGCACGGCCCCAGCCGGGTCTACGACCACACAGCCTTCGCGTGGTCGGACCAGGCGTGGACCGGTCGTCAGCTGCCCGGCTCGGTCCTCTACGAGATGCACGTCGGCACGTTCACCGCCGAGGGCACCTTCGACGCCGCCATCGCGCGTCTGGACCACCTCGTCGAGCTCGGTGTCGACCTGGTCGAGCTGCTGCCGGTCAACTCCTTCAACGGTGAGTACAACTGGGGTTACGACGGCGTCTGCTGGTACGCCCCGCACGAGGCCTACGGCGGCCCCGACGGCCTCAAGCGGTTTGTCGACGCCGCCCACGCCAAGGGCCTCGGTGTGGTGCTCGACGTCGTCTACAACCACTTCGGCCCGAGCGGCGCGTACGCCCCGATGTTCGCGCCCTACCTGAGCGCGGCCGGCACCAACCCGTGGGGTGACTCGGTCAACCTCGACGGCGGGCTGTCGGAGGAGGTCCGGCGGTACATCATCGACAGCGTGCTCGGCTGGCTGCGCGATTACCACGTCGACGGCCTGCGGCTCGACGCCGTGCACGCGCTGGTCGACCACAACGCGATCAACCTTCTCGAGCAGCTGACGATCGAGGTGGAGAGCCTGTCCACGCACCTCGGCCGTCCGCTGTCGCTGATCGCCGAGTCCGACCTCAACGACCCCAAGCTGATCACCCCGCGCGAGGCCGGCGGGTACGGCCTCACCGGCCAGTGGGACGACGACGTGCACCACGCGCTGCACGCGCTGCTCACCGGCGAGCGGCAGGGCTATTACGGCGACTTCGGCTCGCTCGACGGTCTGGAGACGGTGCTGACCGGCGCGTTCTTCCACGCCGACACCTGGTCGAGCTTCCGGCGGCGGCGGCACGGCCGGCCCGTCGACCGGGCGCGGATCCCGGGTCACCGCTTCGTGGCGTACCTGCAGAACCACGACCAGATCGGTAACCGCGCGATCGGTGACCGGCTGTCGGCGACGCTGTCGCCGGGTCTGCTCAAGGTCGGTGCCACGCTGCTGTTCACCTCGCCGTTCACCCCGATGCTCTTCATGGGCGAGGAGTGGGCCGCCAGCAACCCCTGGCAGTTCTTCACCAGCCACCCCGAGCCCGAGCTCGCCGCCGCGGTGCAGAACGGCCGGCGGCGCGAGTTCGCCTCGCACGGCTGGGCCGAGACCGAGGTGCCCGACCCGCAGGACCCGGCAACGTTCCAGCGGTCGAAACTGGACTGGTCCGAGCGGGAGAAGCCCGGCCACGCCGAGATCCTCGACCTGCACAAACGGCTCATCGCCCTGCGGCGTGAGCGGGCCGACCTGTCCGACCCGCGGCTCGACAAGGTCGAGGTCTGGCACGGCGACCAGTACCTCGTGATGCGCCGGGGGAACTGCGCCGTGGCGGTCAACCTCGCGTCGTCCCCGCAGACGGTCAGCCTCCGGGCGGCACCGCGCAAGGTGCTGCTCGCCACCGAGCAGGGTGTGGTCCTCCAGCGTGACCGGGTCGAGCTGCCGCCCGAGACCGCCGTGGTGGTCGCGTTCCGCTAG
- the treY gene encoding malto-oligosyltrehalose synthase: MRPSSTYRVQVRPGFPLQATAELADYLADLGVSHLYTAPLLTASPGSEHGYDVVDHSQVSPALGGEEGRLALKSALDAAGLGLVVDIVPNHAGVGVAAANPTWWDVLKNGQSSEYAKFYDIDWSRGRLLLPVLADDPAALDELKVEGGELHYFDKRYPIADGTGEGSPKEVHDRQHYELVNWTRGDTELNYRRFFSITDLAGLRVEDPEVFEATHREILRWYAEGAVQGIRVDHPDGLRDPGEYLTRLHEAAPDAWLVIEKILEPGEQMPKWPVAGTTGYDALAEIGGAFVDPNTEAFFDTLDHHLTGGETSWQDLVHQTKLHVASTELAAELARMCRLVPDIEAAPQALAELAACFPVYRSYLPFGSRHLAKARSEAGRRRPGLIPVLDQLTARLRRADDELAIRFQQYTGAVMAKGVEDTAFYRWTRFTARNEVGNDPAKFGVHPDEFHDYADGLQREWPESMTTLSTHDTKRSEDVRARLAVLSELPGDWTEVVRRWVRTAPLPDPALAHLIWQAAVGAWPLDRERLQAYALKAAREGGVGTSWHRQDEKFEAALRTMVDKIYDDPALHSEVADFAASITAPGWSNSLGQKLIQLTMPGIPDTYQGSELWDFSLVDPDNRRPVDFGLRRELLGRLDDGWQPPVDESGAAKLLVTSRTLRLRRQRPELFTSYKPAYAEGRVSDHVLAFDRGGVVAVATRLPVGLSRHGGWHDTTLSLDGNTWTEVFTNTSYGGNRLAVADLLHTYPVALLVKEQ, translated from the coding sequence TTGCGCCCTTCCTCCACCTACCGCGTCCAGGTCCGTCCCGGCTTCCCCCTGCAGGCCACGGCCGAGCTGGCCGACTACCTCGCCGATCTCGGCGTCAGTCACCTCTACACCGCGCCCCTGCTCACCGCGTCCCCCGGCTCCGAGCACGGGTACGACGTGGTCGACCACAGCCAGGTCAGCCCCGCCCTCGGCGGCGAGGAAGGCCGTCTCGCCCTGAAGTCGGCGCTCGACGCGGCCGGGCTCGGCCTGGTCGTCGACATCGTGCCCAACCACGCCGGTGTCGGTGTCGCCGCGGCCAACCCGACCTGGTGGGACGTCCTCAAGAACGGGCAGTCCTCGGAGTACGCGAAGTTCTACGACATCGACTGGTCGCGCGGGCGGCTTCTGCTGCCGGTGCTGGCCGACGACCCGGCCGCGCTCGACGAGCTCAAGGTCGAGGGCGGCGAGCTGCACTACTTCGACAAGCGCTACCCGATCGCGGACGGCACCGGCGAGGGCAGCCCCAAGGAGGTCCACGACCGGCAGCACTACGAGCTGGTCAACTGGACCCGTGGTGACACCGAGCTGAACTACCGCCGGTTCTTCTCGATCACCGACCTCGCCGGTCTCCGCGTCGAGGACCCCGAGGTCTTCGAGGCCACCCACCGCGAGATCCTCCGCTGGTACGCCGAGGGCGCCGTCCAGGGCATCCGCGTCGACCACCCGGACGGTCTGCGCGACCCCGGCGAATACCTCACACGGCTGCACGAGGCCGCACCCGACGCCTGGCTCGTCATCGAGAAGATCCTCGAGCCGGGGGAGCAGATGCCGAAGTGGCCGGTCGCCGGCACCACCGGTTACGACGCGCTGGCGGAGATCGGCGGCGCGTTCGTCGACCCGAACACCGAGGCGTTCTTCGACACCCTCGACCACCACCTGACCGGCGGCGAGACGAGCTGGCAGGACCTGGTCCACCAGACGAAGCTGCACGTCGCCTCCACCGAGCTCGCCGCCGAGCTGGCCCGGATGTGCCGGCTCGTGCCCGACATCGAGGCGGCGCCGCAGGCCCTGGCCGAGCTCGCGGCCTGCTTCCCGGTCTACCGCTCCTACCTGCCGTTCGGCTCCCGGCACCTGGCCAAGGCCCGCTCCGAGGCCGGCCGCCGGCGTCCCGGGCTGATCCCGGTCCTCGACCAGCTCACCGCCCGGCTGCGGCGCGCGGACGACGAGCTCGCCATCCGCTTCCAGCAGTACACCGGTGCGGTCATGGCCAAGGGTGTCGAGGACACGGCGTTCTACCGCTGGACCCGCTTCACGGCCCGCAACGAGGTCGGCAACGACCCCGCGAAGTTCGGCGTGCACCCGGACGAGTTCCACGACTACGCCGACGGGCTGCAGCGCGAGTGGCCGGAGAGCATGACGACGCTCTCCACCCACGACACCAAGCGCAGCGAGGACGTGCGGGCCCGGCTCGCCGTCCTCTCCGAGCTGCCCGGGGACTGGACCGAGGTCGTCCGCCGCTGGGTGCGGACGGCGCCGTTGCCGGATCCGGCCCTGGCCCACCTCATCTGGCAGGCCGCCGTCGGTGCCTGGCCGCTCGACCGGGAACGCCTCCAGGCGTACGCGCTGAAGGCCGCCCGCGAGGGTGGTGTCGGGACGAGCTGGCACCGGCAGGACGAGAAGTTCGAGGCCGCGCTGCGCACGATGGTCGACAAGATCTACGACGACCCGGCGCTGCACAGCGAGGTCGCCGACTTCGCGGCCTCGATCACGGCGCCCGGCTGGTCCAACTCGCTGGGTCAGAAGCTGATCCAGCTGACCATGCCCGGCATCCCGGACACCTACCAGGGCAGCGAGCTCTGGGACTTCTCCCTGGTCGACCCGGACAACCGCCGGCCGGTCGACTTCGGCCTGCGGCGCGAGCTGCTCGGCCGCCTCGACGACGGCTGGCAGCCGCCGGTCGACGAGTCCGGAGCCGCCAAACTGCTGGTCACCAGTCGCACCCTGCGCCTGCGCCGCCAGCGGCCCGAGCTCTTCACGTCCTACAAGCCCGCGTACGCCGAGGGCCGCGTCTCCGACCACGTGCTCGCGTTCGACCGGGGTGGTGTGGTGGCGGTCGCGACCCGGCTCCCGGTCGGATTGTCACGCCACGGCGGCTGGCACGACACCACGCTGTCACTCGACGGCAATACCTGGACGGAAGTCTTCACCAACACCAGCTATGGCGGGAACCGCCTGGCGGTGGCCGACCTCCTGCACACCTATCCCGTCGCTCTGCTGGTGAAAGAACAATGA
- the glgX gene encoding glycogen debranching protein GlgX: MQVWPGHRYPLGATYDGTGTNFAIFSEVAEAVELCLFDPSGNERKVQLHEQDAFVWHAYLPGVEPGQRYGYRVYGPYDPSRGLRCNPHKLLLDPYARAVDADIAWHPSLYAYDFDNPDEMSDLDSAPHMAKGVVVNPYFDWGNDRRPDIPYHHSVIYETHVKGLTERHPEVPRDLRGTYAAIGHPAIIEHFKKLGVTAVELMPVHQFVHDNRLADLGLRNYWGYNTLGFFAPYHGYSAMGSLGQQTQEFRGMVKALHAAGMEVILDVVYNHTAEGNHLGPTMSLKGIDNRTYYRLVDDQPNFYMDYTGTGNSLNVRSPQSLQLIMDSLRYWVTEMHVDGFRFDLASTLAREFYDVDRLSTFFEVVQQDPVVGQVKLIAEPWDVGPGGYQVGNFPPNWTEWNGKYRDTVRDFWRGEPATLAEFASRITGSADLYQDDGRKPFHSINFVTAHDGFTLNDLVSYNDKHNEANGEENRDGESHNRSWNSGVEGPTDDKQVLQLRAKQRRNYLATLMLSQGVPMISHGDELGRTQSGNNNAYCQDNEISWIDWENADETLLEFTRKLTAFRHRHQVFQRRRFFTGLPVTARGGGDPLPDLEWFTPDGRPMAGDDWGNDFGRAVALFVNGEGIRERGQYGQRHVDSSFLLFFNAHDAPIEFHTPPTEYGEKWEKVIETAEPSPDRPSVVEAGSSLLVPDRSLIVLDRTV, translated from the coding sequence ATGCAGGTGTGGCCGGGTCACCGGTATCCACTGGGCGCGACGTACGACGGGACGGGCACGAACTTCGCGATCTTCTCGGAGGTCGCCGAAGCGGTCGAGCTGTGCCTGTTCGATCCGTCGGGCAACGAGCGGAAGGTCCAGCTGCACGAACAGGACGCCTTCGTCTGGCACGCCTACCTGCCGGGTGTCGAGCCCGGCCAGCGGTACGGCTACCGGGTGTACGGCCCGTACGACCCGTCGCGCGGGCTGCGGTGCAATCCCCACAAACTGCTCCTGGACCCGTACGCGCGAGCCGTGGACGCCGACATCGCGTGGCACCCGTCGCTGTACGCGTACGACTTCGACAACCCGGACGAGATGTCGGATCTCGACTCGGCGCCGCACATGGCCAAGGGTGTCGTGGTCAACCCGTACTTCGACTGGGGCAACGACCGGCGGCCCGACATCCCGTACCACCACTCGGTGATCTACGAGACGCACGTCAAGGGGCTCACCGAGCGGCACCCCGAGGTGCCGCGGGACCTGCGCGGGACGTACGCCGCGATCGGCCACCCGGCGATCATCGAGCACTTCAAGAAGCTCGGTGTGACCGCGGTGGAGCTGATGCCGGTGCACCAGTTCGTGCACGACAACCGCCTGGCCGACCTGGGCCTGCGCAACTACTGGGGTTACAACACGCTCGGCTTCTTCGCGCCGTACCACGGGTATTCCGCGATGGGGTCGCTCGGCCAGCAGACCCAGGAGTTCCGGGGCATGGTCAAGGCGCTGCACGCGGCCGGCATGGAGGTCATCCTCGACGTCGTCTACAACCACACGGCGGAGGGCAACCACCTCGGCCCGACGATGAGCCTCAAGGGCATCGACAACCGGACCTATTACCGTCTGGTGGACGACCAGCCCAACTTCTACATGGACTACACCGGTACGGGTAACAGCCTCAACGTGCGCAGCCCCCAGAGCCTCCAGCTGATCATGGATTCGCTGCGGTACTGGGTGACCGAGATGCACGTCGACGGTTTCCGCTTCGACCTGGCGTCCACGCTGGCCCGCGAGTTCTACGACGTCGACCGGCTGTCCACGTTCTTCGAGGTCGTGCAGCAGGACCCGGTCGTCGGCCAGGTCAAGCTGATCGCCGAGCCGTGGGACGTCGGCCCGGGCGGTTACCAGGTCGGCAACTTCCCGCCGAACTGGACCGAGTGGAACGGCAAGTACCGCGACACGGTCCGCGACTTCTGGCGGGGCGAGCCCGCGACGCTGGCCGAGTTCGCGAGCCGGATCACCGGGTCCGCCGACCTCTACCAGGACGACGGCCGCAAGCCCTTCCACTCGATCAACTTCGTCACCGCGCACGACGGTTTCACCCTCAACGACCTGGTCTCGTACAACGACAAGCACAACGAGGCCAACGGCGAGGAGAACCGCGACGGCGAGAGCCACAACCGGTCCTGGAACAGTGGCGTCGAGGGCCCGACCGACGACAAGCAGGTGCTGCAGCTGCGGGCCAAGCAGCGGCGCAACTACCTGGCCACGCTGATGCTCAGCCAGGGCGTGCCGATGATCTCGCACGGCGACGAGCTCGGGCGCACCCAGTCGGGCAACAACAACGCGTACTGCCAGGACAACGAGATCAGCTGGATCGACTGGGAGAACGCCGACGAGACGCTGCTGGAGTTCACCCGCAAGCTGACCGCGTTCCGGCACCGCCACCAGGTGTTCCAGCGGCGCCGGTTCTTCACCGGTCTGCCGGTCACCGCCCGCGGCGGCGGCGACCCGCTGCCCGACCTGGAGTGGTTCACCCCGGACGGCCGGCCGATGGCCGGTGACGACTGGGGCAACGACTTCGGCCGGGCCGTGGCGCTCTTCGTCAACGGTGAGGGCATCCGCGAACGCGGCCAGTACGGCCAGCGTCACGTCGACAGCTCGTTCCTGCTCTTCTTCAACGCCCACGACGCGCCGATCGAGTTCCACACGCCCCCCACCGAGTACGGCGAGAAATGGGAAAAGGTCATCGAGACCGCCGAGCCCTCGCCCGACCGCCCGTCGGTCGTCGAGGCGGGATCCTCCCTCCTCGTGCCGGACCGCTCGCTCATCGTCTTGGACAGGACGGTTTAA
- a CDS encoding UBP-type zinc finger domain-containing protein, with product MTCQHLKEAGEPEPLAPYDGGCPECVAEGHHDWVHLRVCLGCGYVACCDSSPRRHMSQHYETDGHPVMRSYEPGENWKWCFADELLG from the coding sequence TTGACCTGCCAGCACCTCAAGGAAGCCGGTGAACCGGAACCGCTAGCGCCGTACGACGGCGGTTGCCCCGAGTGTGTCGCCGAGGGCCATCACGACTGGGTCCACCTGCGCGTCTGCCTCGGCTGCGGGTACGTCGCCTGTTGTGACTCCTCGCCGCGGCGGCACATGTCCCAGCACTACGAGACCGACGGCCACCCGGTGATGCGCTCGTACGAGCCGGGCGAGAACTGGAAGTGGTGCTTCGCCGACGAACTGCTCGGCTGA
- a CDS encoding Na+/H+ antiporter, producing MEPIVDTVVLVAISVLGAALARRLGFIAPLVLLVAGLGLSFMPGLPEVEVKPELVLIGILPPLLYVAALQTNVVAFRRALRPILLLAVGLVVLTAFVVGFVVHALLPEVPLSACVALGAVVAPPDAVSATAIARRIGLPRRVVTILEGESLLNDASALVLVRISIGALLGSAVGFWEIAGEVALKAGGGVLLGFGFAIGAAWLHKKIVDPLLDDAVSLLTPFVVVIVAEELHTSSVVAVVVAGLYLGHRIPYLLSATSRLQMDAVWRLVTFLLEGVVFLLVGLQIRDLISKIERDLATTVTVTVAVFLTLVVVRFLWMYPATYLARLIPKVRAREERPPVTVPTVIAWAGMRGVVTLAAALTLPLNEDVANADYPRELFVFVAFAIIVLTLLIQGTSLPLLARRLGVMEDTSSEDALAEAGVQHAASRAARESLETHAEGAPQSVVDRLRALTDSRANSAWERLGNQDSETPSAAYGRLRREMITAERHVFKIARNEGRISEEVLNRAQRDLDLEESQLNRSDD from the coding sequence ATGGAACCCATCGTCGACACGGTCGTGCTCGTGGCGATCTCCGTGCTCGGCGCGGCGCTCGCCCGGCGGCTCGGCTTCATCGCACCCCTGGTCCTGCTGGTGGCGGGTCTCGGCCTGTCCTTCATGCCGGGGCTGCCGGAGGTCGAGGTCAAGCCCGAACTGGTGCTGATCGGCATCCTGCCGCCGCTGCTGTACGTCGCCGCCCTGCAGACCAACGTGGTCGCGTTCCGCCGTGCCCTGCGGCCGATCCTGCTGCTCGCCGTCGGGCTCGTGGTGCTCACTGCGTTCGTCGTCGGATTTGTCGTGCACGCGTTGCTGCCCGAGGTGCCCCTGTCCGCCTGCGTCGCCCTCGGTGCGGTGGTGGCGCCACCCGACGCGGTGTCGGCCACCGCGATCGCCCGCCGGATCGGCCTGCCCCGCCGGGTGGTCACGATCCTCGAGGGCGAGAGCCTGCTCAACGACGCGTCCGCGCTGGTGCTGGTCCGGATCTCGATCGGCGCGCTGCTCGGGTCGGCCGTCGGCTTCTGGGAGATCGCCGGTGAGGTGGCGCTCAAGGCCGGCGGCGGCGTGCTGCTCGGCTTCGGCTTCGCGATCGGCGCCGCCTGGCTGCACAAGAAGATCGTCGACCCGCTGCTCGACGACGCGGTGTCGCTGCTCACGCCGTTCGTCGTGGTGATCGTCGCCGAGGAGCTGCACACGTCCAGCGTGGTGGCGGTCGTGGTGGCCGGGCTCTACCTCGGGCACCGGATCCCGTACCTGCTGTCGGCGACCTCGCGGCTGCAGATGGACGCGGTGTGGCGGCTCGTCACGTTCCTGCTCGAAGGTGTGGTCTTCCTGCTGGTGGGCCTGCAGATCCGCGACCTGATCAGCAAGATCGAACGTGACCTGGCGACCACCGTCACGGTCACCGTGGCGGTCTTCCTGACGCTGGTCGTGGTCCGGTTCCTCTGGATGTACCCGGCGACCTACCTGGCCCGGCTCATCCCGAAGGTCCGGGCCCGGGAGGAACGCCCGCCGGTCACCGTGCCGACGGTCATCGCCTGGGCCGGCATGCGCGGTGTGGTGACCCTGGCCGCCGCGCTGACACTGCCGCTCAACGAGGACGTGGCCAACGCCGACTACCCGCGTGAGCTGTTCGTCTTCGTGGCCTTCGCGATCATCGTGCTGACCCTGCTGATCCAGGGCACCTCCCTGCCGCTGCTGGCCCGGCGTCTCGGTGTCATGGAGGACACCAGCTCCGAGGACGCGCTGGCCGAGGCGGGTGTGCAGCACGCCGCCAGCCGTGCCGCCCGCGAAAGTCTCGAGACCCACGCCGAGGGTGCGCCACAATCGGTGGTCGACCGGCTGCGGGCACTGACCGACAGCCGGGCGAACTCCGCCTGGGAACGGCTTGGTAATCAGGACTCGGAGACCCCGTCGGCGGCGTACGGTCGGCTCCGCCGGGAGATGATTACGGCCGAGCGCCACGTCTTCAAGATCGCCCGCAACGAGGGGCGCATCTCCGAAGAGGTGCTCAACCGCGCCCAGCGCGATCTCGACCTCGAAGAGTCCCAGCTGAACCGGAGTGACGATTGA
- a CDS encoding 3-oxoacyl-ACP synthase III family protein: MTSTVPRVGITQVAACLPEQQVTTADLQHRVAVASRLPLPAGMFAQATGIDTRRVAADDEYASDLAIGAARQVLDRAGLDALDVDLLLFASATRDMVEPATAHVVQAALGGRAHALDVTNACNSFLNGIDLARSMILAGRARRALVVTGETPTRSMRPKLDGMAQARQAFAGYTFGDAGAAVLVEPVATGGIVDVDAETHSQHWPAGGIFGGGSRHPRGDEHTYFTGDGHRLRGVFEKIGLGLVERVHHRTGLTWDDYARVLVHQVTMPYLQRFVEIAGVPVDKLEVTVPELGNMASATLGVQLARVRPHLSPGDKVLLLGLGGGVSLMTMVWEVS; encoded by the coding sequence ATGACTTCGACCGTTCCCCGCGTGGGCATCACCCAGGTGGCCGCCTGCCTGCCCGAGCAGCAGGTGACGACCGCCGATCTGCAGCACCGCGTCGCCGTCGCCAGCCGCCTGCCGTTGCCGGCCGGGATGTTCGCCCAGGCCACCGGGATCGACACCCGCCGGGTCGCGGCCGACGACGAGTACGCCTCCGACCTCGCCATCGGCGCCGCGCGGCAGGTCCTCGACCGGGCCGGGCTGGACGCGCTCGACGTCGACCTGCTGCTCTTCGCCTCGGCGACACGGGACATGGTCGAGCCGGCCACCGCCCACGTCGTGCAGGCCGCGCTGGGCGGCCGCGCGCACGCGCTCGACGTGACAAATGCCTGCAACAGCTTCCTGAACGGCATCGACCTGGCCCGCTCGATGATCCTGGCCGGCCGCGCCCGCCGCGCCCTGGTCGTGACCGGCGAGACGCCGACCCGCTCGATGCGGCCGAAACTCGACGGCATGGCCCAGGCCCGCCAGGCCTTCGCCGGGTACACCTTCGGTGACGCGGGCGCGGCGGTGCTGGTCGAGCCGGTGGCGACCGGCGGGATCGTGGACGTCGACGCCGAGACGCACTCACAGCACTGGCCGGCCGGTGGCATCTTCGGCGGCGGCTCACGGCACCCCCGCGGCGACGAGCACACCTACTTCACCGGCGACGGCCACAGGCTGCGCGGCGTCTTCGAGAAGATCGGCCTCGGCCTGGTCGAACGTGTCCACCACCGCACCGGCCTGACCTGGGACGACTACGCCCGCGTGCTGGTGCACCAGGTGACGATGCCCTACCTGCAGCGGTTCGTGGAGATCGCCGGGGTGCCCGTGGACAAGCTCGAGGTGACCGTGCCCGAGCTGGGCAACATGGCCAGCGCGACGCTCGGTGTCCAGCTGGCGCGGGTCCGGCCGCACCTGAGCCCCGGCGACAAGGTGCTGCTGCTGGGGCTCGGTGGTGGTGTCAGCCTGATGACCATGGTCTGGGAGGTGTCGTGA